AAGAATATGGATTATTAGGACTTTTACCACCGTATATTCAAACTATAGATGAACAGGCAAAACAGGCTTATGGACAATTTCTGAAAAAAAACAAGTTAATTGAAAAAAGACATTTCTTAATGGAAATTTTTAATACAAACAGAACATTATTTTATTATTTATTTAGCAAACACGTAGTTGAATTTATGCCAATTGTTTACGATCCTGTAATTGCAGAAAGCATAGAAAATTACAGTGAATTATTTGTAAATCCTCAAAATGCGGCTTATTTGTCAGTAAAAGAACCAGAAAACATAGAAACTATTTTAAAAAATGCTGCTGACAACAGAAAAATCCGTTTAATTGTGGTTACTGATGCAGAAGGAATCCTTGGAATTGGTGACTGGGGAACTAACGGAGTTGACATTTCAGTTGGAAAACTGATGGTTTACACTGCCGCCGCTGGAATTGATCCCGCTACTGTCCTGCCAGTTGTAATTGATGCTGGAACAAATAGAAAAGAGCTGCTGGAAAACGACTTGTATCTAGGAAATAGATTTGAGAGAGTTCGAGGAGATGCATATTATAATTTTATAGACAAATTTGTAAAAACAGCTGAAAAACTTTTCCCAAATTTATATCTTCACTGGGAAGACTTTGGAAGATTAAATGCGGCAAATATTTTAAATAAATATAAAAATGAAATCGCAACTTTTAACGATGATATACAAGGAACTGGAATTATCACTTTAGCCGGAATCTTAGGAGCATTAAAAATTTCAGGTGAAAAGCTTACTGACCAGATTTATATGTGTTTTGGAGCAGGAACTGCGGGAGCTGGAATTGCCAGAAGAATTTTCAATGAAATGGTAGAGCAGGGGCTTTCTAAAGAAGAAGCAAAAAAACGGTTTTATCTAGTTGACAGACAAGGCTTATTATTTGAAGACACGGAAGGACTAACTCCAGAACAAATTCCTTTCGCAAGAAAACGGAGTGAATTCACAAATGCAAATGAATTAACTACTTTGGAAGCCGCTGTAAAATCCGTGAGACCAACTATACTTGTCGGAACTTCCACAGTGCCAAATACTTTCACAAAAGAAATAGTTCAAGAAATGGCAAAACACACTGCAAGACCAATAATTTTTCCACTTAGCAACCCAACAAAACTAGCAGAAGCCAGTGCAAAAGATCTTATTGAATGGACAAACGGAAAAGCTCTCGTTGCAACAGGTATCCCATCAGATCCAATAGAACTCAACGGAATTACGTACGAAATTGGGCAAGCAAATAATGCTTTAATCTATCCTGGGCTGGGACTTGGAATTATCGCAACAAAATCAAAAATTGTAAACGACAAAATAATCTCAGCGGCCGCACATTCACTAGGTGGTATAATTGACACAACAAAACCTGGAGCCGCCGTACTTCCTCCAGTATCAAAACTGACAGAATTTTCTGAAACAGTGGCACTGGCAGTCGGACAAAGCGTACTAGACCAAAAATTAAATACAGAATCTTTAAACAATTTAAAAGAAGCAATAAAAAATACAAAATGGATTCCTGAATACAAGGATTTTTAATTAATTTTTCCAATTTTTATAGGAAGCATCCCAATAATCTCAATCCTGACAATCCCACAGGCAATCGCGGTCTCACTCGCAAGAAAATACTCAGCAATCATAATTCTATCCATAATTTTCTCATTCATCGGAATACTCTCTGGACTATATTTTTCCTACACACCGAATATTCCATCAGGCCCTTCAATTATTGTGCTACTTACAGTTTTGTTAGCGTTAGTTAAGGTTGGGGGATTTGTGAAAGGAAAATTTTTGAATTAATTTTTATACATTCCCCATTAAAACAATGGAGTTTTTATAATTCCGTTTAACAAGGAGTCAAGACCTCTTGTCAGAAAGTAAATAGGAAATCATTTCTTTTTTCAAATGGGGTTTAGTATTATTATAAACAACGATAAATAAAAATAGAGAGTATATATCTAAAACTCTCTGTTTTTTTAATTATTTAATTATTAAAAATGCAAATATAATTATAATCTACCAGATTTTCAGTTTCTGTCTTATATGGTGTTCGTTCCGAAAGTTTTAATAAAAATTTTCTTTTTTACTCAGATATTTTTTTATCTCTTATCACAGTTTTATCTTTTGAAAATCCTAAAATCCCCAATAATAAAAAAATCAAGATTAATTTATTCATATACTCCCTTCATAACTTTATAAAACAATACTTTCTATTTTACAACCACCTATTGTTACTTTTTCACATAAACAAATTTTCTCTCATCCGACATATCCTCATCAAAAACATACCCATCCAAAGTAATATTTCTCAATTTTTTCACATCACTAATCTTATTTTTCACAATATAATTTAGAGTAAAACCTCTCATTTTCTTCGAGTTTGTACTCACTTGCTTTAATTTCCCATTTGAATTTTCCCAAAACTCAAAATCAATCAATTTATCAGGGTTTATAAGTTTAGAATATTCTTTTGAGGCAAGATTTAAAATAATGTCTTCGTGTTCAAAATATTCATTCACGCTAGTTTTCCAAACCTCATAAAGCGATTTACTTTCAAAAATCGAGTTTGTCATATCAAGACGATACTCCTTCACATTTGTATAAGG
This is a stretch of genomic DNA from Leptotrichia hofstadii. It encodes these proteins:
- a CDS encoding malolactic enzyme, yielding MKLGYEILNNPFLNKGTAFTKKEREEYGLLGLLPPYIQTIDEQAKQAYGQFLKKNKLIEKRHFLMEIFNTNRTLFYYLFSKHVVEFMPIVYDPVIAESIENYSELFVNPQNAAYLSVKEPENIETILKNAADNRKIRLIVVTDAEGILGIGDWGTNGVDISVGKLMVYTAAAGIDPATVLPVVIDAGTNRKELLENDLYLGNRFERVRGDAYYNFIDKFVKTAEKLFPNLYLHWEDFGRLNAANILNKYKNEIATFNDDIQGTGIITLAGILGALKISGEKLTDQIYMCFGAGTAGAGIARRIFNEMVEQGLSKEEAKKRFYLVDRQGLLFEDTEGLTPEQIPFARKRSEFTNANELTTLEAAVKSVRPTILVGTSTVPNTFTKEIVQEMAKHTARPIIFPLSNPTKLAEASAKDLIEWTNGKALVATGIPSDPIELNGITYEIGQANNALIYPGLGLGIIATKSKIVNDKIISAAAHSLGGIIDTTKPGAAVLPPVSKLTEFSETVALAVGQSVLDQKLNTESLNNLKEAIKNTKWIPEYKDF
- a CDS encoding YaaA family protein, which gives rise to MKIIISPSKTKKINNFPIKDSGSLTEKEPFYLEIINEIIERIKTFSVEKIEKKFKLKNEKAQKLLEFYKNYEKEKSGNALVSYTGVAYKAIKIETLDKSDFEYLESHLVILSALYGILTPYTNVKEYRLDMTNSIFESKSLYEVWKTSVNEYFEHEDIILNLASKEYSKLINPDKLIDFEFWENSNGKLKQVSTNSKKMRGFTLNYIVKNKISDVKKLRNITLDGYVFDEDMSDERKFVYVKK
- a CDS encoding metal ABC transporter permease codes for the protein MAVSLARKYSAIIILSIIFSFIGILSGLYFSYTPNIPSGPSIIVLLTVLLALVKVGGFVKGKFLN